Proteins from a genomic interval of Paenibacillus lentus:
- the secE gene encoding preprotein translocase subunit SecE — MKRSFKSLFSFFSESWAELKKVRWPNRKELTNYTMIVLGTIVVVAIYFWVLDIGISAVIEAII; from the coding sequence ATGAAACGAAGTTTCAAATCGTTGTTCTCTTTTTTCTCTGAAAGCTGGGCTGAGCTTAAAAAAGTTCGCTGGCCTAATCGTAAAGAGCTGACCAATTATACGATGATTGTCCTCGGTACAATTGTAGTAGTCGCGATTTATTTTTGGGTACTTGATATCGGCATCTCCGCTGTGATCGAAGCGATAATTTAA
- a CDS encoding NYN domain-containing protein, with translation MREMRDVLLVDGYNMIGGWPELAALSKMGMQEARDRLLERLANHQAFSGRRVIVVFDAYRVPGLGKSFNQSQVEVHFTKEKETADECIERLVRELTHRRRQIYVATSDTVEQHVIFGQGALRVSARELLNQVEENEREIQSKIAERSSKSSRNSIDAKLSPEVRMMFERWRRE, from the coding sequence ATGCGCGAAATGCGCGACGTTCTTCTGGTTGATGGCTATAACATGATTGGCGGATGGCCTGAGCTTGCCGCATTGTCAAAGATGGGAATGCAAGAGGCCCGCGACCGGCTATTGGAAAGGCTGGCCAATCATCAAGCCTTTTCCGGAAGAAGAGTAATTGTGGTATTCGATGCTTATCGCGTACCTGGCTTGGGGAAGTCTTTTAACCAGAGCCAGGTCGAGGTTCATTTCACGAAAGAGAAAGAAACGGCGGATGAGTGCATCGAGCGTCTGGTTCGCGAACTGACGCATAGACGCAGGCAAATCTATGTTGCAACCAGCGATACTGTAGAGCAGCATGTGATATTTGGACAAGGGGCACTCCGGGTTTCAGCGCGAGAATTGCTGAATCAGGTCGAGGAGAATGAGAGGGAGATTCAATCGAAAATTGCCGAACGCAGCTCCAAATCGAGTCGAAATAGTATTGATGCCAAGCTTAGCCCAGAGGTGCGAATGATGTTTGAACGTTGGCGCAGGGAATGA
- the sigH gene encoding RNA polymerase sporulation sigma factor SigH encodes MVSVNLETWVRFDYEIQSDEDIVEAVREGDSEALEYLINKYRSFVRAKARSYFLIGADREDIIQEGMIGLYKAIRDFRGDKLASFKAFAELCITRQIITAIKTATRQKHIPLNSYVSLDKPIYDEDSDRTLLDVICGSQVCDPEELIINQEEFVGLEDKMSEILSDLERKVLMLYLDGRSYQEIAVDLDRHVKSIDNALQRVKRKLEKYLEVRDGAM; translated from the coding sequence GTGGTGAGTGTCAATCTCGAGACGTGGGTTAGGTTTGACTATGAGATCCAAAGTGACGAAGACATTGTCGAAGCGGTCCGCGAAGGTGACAGTGAAGCGCTGGAGTACTTGATTAACAAGTACCGGAGCTTCGTCCGTGCAAAGGCCAGATCCTATTTTTTGATTGGCGCTGACCGGGAGGATATTATCCAGGAAGGGATGATTGGCCTATATAAGGCTATTCGGGACTTTCGGGGGGATAAGCTTGCATCGTTTAAAGCATTCGCTGAGTTATGCATAACACGGCAGATTATTACAGCGATTAAGACGGCAACTCGGCAGAAGCATATTCCGCTGAATTCGTATGTATCCTTGGACAAGCCGATCTATGATGAGGATTCGGATCGGACGTTGTTGGATGTTATTTGTGGTTCTCAGGTGTGTGATCCTGAAGAATTGATCATTAATCAGGAAGAATTCGTTGGTTTGGAAGATAAAATGTCGGAGATTCTTAGCGATCTGGAACGAAAAGTGTTGATGTTGTATTTGGATGGACGTTCCTATCAGGAAATTGCCGTTGATTTAGATCGTCATGTTAAGTCTATTGATAACGCTTTGCAACGGGTTAAACGCAAGCTGGAAAAATACTTGGAAGTGCGTGACGGAGCAATGTAA
- the rpmG gene encoding 50S ribosomal protein L33, translated as MRVIITLACTNCKQRNYTTTKNKRNHPDRMEMKKFCKFCNEQVPHRETR; from the coding sequence ATGCGGGTAATTATTACGTTAGCTTGTACGAATTGCAAACAAAGAAACTATACAACGACAAAGAACAAGCGTAACCACCCCGACCGCATGGAGATGAAGAAATTTTGCAAGTTTTGTAACGAGCAAGTTCCTCATCGCGAAACCAGATAG
- the nusG gene encoding transcription termination/antitermination protein NusG produces the protein MEKRWYVVHTYSGYENKVKANLEKRVESMGMEDKIFRVLVPMEEEVVNKDGKKKTVMRKVYPGYVLVEMIQTDDSWYVVRNTPGVTGFVGSTGSGSKPTPLLPEEVDQILRHMGIEEPKPVIDFEVKESVRIKVGPFANFVGSIEEILVDKSKLKVHVNMFGRETPLELDYTQVEKI, from the coding sequence ATGGAGAAAAGATGGTATGTAGTACATACCTATTCTGGGTATGAGAACAAGGTCAAAGCCAATTTGGAGAAACGCGTTGAGTCGATGGGCATGGAAGACAAGATATTCCGTGTGCTTGTTCCTATGGAAGAAGAAGTGGTAAACAAAGACGGGAAGAAGAAGACCGTCATGCGTAAGGTTTACCCCGGTTATGTCTTGGTGGAAATGATCCAGACCGACGATTCTTGGTATGTTGTTCGCAATACACCAGGAGTTACGGGATTCGTTGGCTCGACAGGCTCAGGCTCGAAACCAACTCCGCTTCTGCCTGAAGAGGTAGATCAGATTTTGCGGCATATGGGTATCGAAGAACCGAAGCCGGTCATCGATTTCGAAGTCAAAGAATCCGTGCGTATCAAAGTTGGCCCGTTTGCTAATTTTGTCGGATCGATTGAAGAAATTCTCGTCGACAAGAGTAAGCTGAAGGTTCACGTCAACATGTTTGGACGAGAAACCCCGCTTGAACTGGATTACACTCAAGTGGAGAAAATATAG
- the rlmB gene encoding 23S rRNA (guanosine(2251)-2'-O)-methyltransferase RlmB has product MDDQEWIGGKHSLLEAMRAGRTMNKIWIAEGAQKHLTQPIIAEAKKHGVIVQFVDKRKLDQMAPGLQHQGVVAQVAPYAYAELEDLLNKAEERGEPPFLLILDEIEDPHNLGSILRTAECTGVHGVIIPKRRSASITATVSKTSAGAVEYVPVTRVTNLAQTMEQLKEAGVWIVGTDVEAQQEMYDSGQVLTGAVAIVIGNENKGMGRLVREKCDVLLKLPMAGRLNSLNASVAAGVIMYEVLRKRRAEG; this is encoded by the coding sequence CGATGCGTGCCGGACGGACAATGAATAAAATTTGGATTGCAGAGGGTGCTCAAAAGCATTTGACCCAGCCGATTATCGCTGAGGCTAAAAAACACGGGGTTATCGTGCAATTTGTCGATAAGCGCAAGCTGGATCAAATGGCGCCGGGCCTGCAGCATCAGGGTGTTGTGGCTCAGGTTGCCCCTTATGCTTATGCAGAGCTTGAAGATCTCCTGAATAAGGCGGAGGAGAGGGGAGAGCCGCCTTTTCTGCTTATTCTGGATGAAATCGAGGATCCGCACAATTTAGGCTCCATTCTGCGTACTGCAGAATGCACTGGTGTACACGGGGTGATTATCCCTAAGCGTCGGTCTGCATCCATAACAGCGACGGTATCGAAGACTTCAGCCGGAGCCGTGGAATACGTGCCTGTAACGAGAGTGACCAATTTGGCTCAAACGATGGAGCAGTTGAAGGAAGCGGGTGTCTGGATTGTTGGCACGGATGTAGAGGCCCAGCAGGAAATGTATGATTCCGGTCAGGTACTCACCGGTGCTGTCGCCATTGTGATCGGTAATGAGAACAAGGGGATGGGTCGGCTCGTTCGCGAGAAATGCGATGTATTGCTGAAGCTGCCTATGGCGGGTCGGCTTAATTCCTTGAACGCCTCGGTCGCGGCGGGCGTTATTATGTACGAAGTGCTGCGCAAACGCCGCGCTGAAGGTTAG